The Coffea arabica cultivar ET-39 chromosome 2c, Coffea Arabica ET-39 HiFi, whole genome shotgun sequence genome includes the window ATTATGGAATTGGCCGGTCAAGGGAAAATTCATCTCGAGGAAGATAAAGCATCAACAAACCAAACAACAATAATGTTTGGGTCTGTGTGTTGTCCAATAGAAGTTTTATTCACAACAAGCAACGCTTCGTCCAAGGAGTTTGAAAAATCCTCAATTAAAGATGTTATTGAAGATGACAACGAAGGATGGATTTTAGTCACTCGAAAGAGGActtgcaagccaaaaataaagaagtacATCTTTTCGAAAAGCATTCGTTCAACAAAGCCTGAAGTGACAATGAAACGACGAAATgcaacaaagaaataaaaggGAGTGGCCACAAAACCAATTCCTTCAGATTTTCAACTCCTTCAAGAGGTTCGATAGCCCGTGACACTGAGAGAATTTATATCCAAGAGATATTTAAGTGACGATGCTGATAACTCCACCTCTTGTAATGtcgtcaaagctgaaaattctcaGGTCACGCAAATTGGCacgaaatttgagaaaaaactcAAAATCGACGATAAACAACCAGTGGATTGTGCAACGACTATCAtttttgatgatgatgatttaaCTGTTGAGTTCAAAACCCACAATCGACCTTTGTTTGTTAGTGCGTATGTCCGAGAGCAGAAGATGAATCGGATACTCATTGATGGGGGATTTGCTGTCAATATCATATCCGTGCGTGCTATGAAAGAGTTAGGAATCTCAAGCGATGAACTCTCCCAGAGCCGCCTCATGATCCAAGGATTTAACCAAGGGGGGCAAAGAGCAATTGGTCTCATAAGGATTGAATTGCTCATTGGCGAGTTGTCTTCAAGTGCGTTATTTCATATTATTGAAGCCAAAACCTCTTATAACATGCTCTTGGGAAGACCCTGGATTCAcgagaatgaaattataccaTCTACTCTGCATCAATGTTTCAAATATTATCGAGACGGTATAGTTAAGAAGGTTATTGCCGACGATAAACCTTTCACTGAGGCCGAAACTCACTTTACCGATGtcaaattttaccttcagaaagaagcaaaaagaaaagaatcagtaaaagaagaaaatcaaaatttcaaggTACCCATTTTGCGGTATATTTCAAGATCAAAGAGAGAAGAAGGTCAATCCTCTTTTATCAGGAATGATACATTAAATGTTCTGCTCACCAAAATAGAGCCGGTTAAGGGTGAGAAAGTGAGCTTGCAAGGATTTGTTCGTCCTAAAGAAGAACCGGCAGTAGAACATTACTCACTACCAACTAATCGGACTCAAGAAAATTTTGATCCAAACGCATATAGACTTCTTGCTAAGGCCGATTATAACCCAAATGAGAAGCATGCATTGGAAAAACTCCCTCCTGAGGTGACTGGCTAGAAGACTCATGGATTAACACCTACAcagaaaatgttgaaagaaaaaggCTATAATGTTGAAAGTTCATCGATGGGTCTTGGTTATCAACCACTTTCTCCAGTGCGTATAATGATCAAAAGAGCAAGTTGTAATTACCTGAATGAAGAAATGGAGGTCACAAGCCGAAAGAGATCTGTGTTTGATAGGTTAGGGAACAAGTCAAAGCGTACTTTTGTATTTGACAGACTTGGCCCGTGGCCGAAAAATTTGAAACCACCTGTCTATGAAAGATTAGACAGTAAAAAGCAAGAGTATCAAGTTGCCAAGGAAGAAAGTCTTACTCTAATAAAGAAGAACGGACCAAGAAAGCAGTCTCCAATTTCTTCATGCACTATGGagacttattcaatgtaagaattgaaattatttttgaagAACATGGTCAAGAAAGTATGGCTTCCTGTCATCATATTACGATCAGTGatcttgaagaggaagaagaagatgtaGATGACGCTCCCGCTGAATTTGAACAAGGAGTAAAGAATACAGTCGATGCGCTAAAGGAGATTAATCTTGGCACAATTGATGACCCTCGCCCAATTTACATAAGTTCTTGTATGACTCttgaagaagagaaagagtATGTTGATTTGCTGCTCGAGTTCAAAGATGTCTTTGCCTGGAATTACTCAGAAATGCCCGGTTTGGATCCTAGGGTCGCTGTTCATAATTTATCTGTCAAGCGAGGAACAAAACCTGTCAAGCAAACTCAAAGGCGCTTTCGACCCGAATTGATTTCTCTTATAGAAAATGAGATAAATCGATTGATTGAAGCCGGATTCATATGAGAAGTAAAATATCCAATATGGATTTCAAGCATTGTCCCTGTAAGGAAGAAAAATGGGCAAATCCGAGTTTGTGTTGATTTTCGAGACTTAAATGAGGTTTGCcccaaagatgattttcctctcCCCATCATAGAATTGACGGTAGATGCTACAACCGGGCATGAAGTACTATCTTTTCTCGATGGATCGTTTGACTACAATCAAATACACATGGCGCCCGAGAATGAGGAGCTCACCGCCTTCCGTACCCCCAAGGGAATTTACTGCTACAGAGTAATACCGTTTGGCTTGAAAAACGCTGGAGCAACATATCAAAGGGCAATGCAAAGAATTTTTGATGATATGCTCCATAAAAATGTGAAGTGCTACGTCGATGATCTtgtggtgaaatcaaagaagcgGGAAGATCATATTCAAGACCTTCGAAAAGTTTTTCAATGCCTTCGGAGATACCAACTGAAGATGAATCCTTTGAAGTGTGCATTTGGAGTCACTTCTGGCAAGTTTCTCGGTTTCATCGTTCATCAACGGGGAATAGAGGTCGATCGATCTAAAATCGATGCCATTGTGAACATGTCTGAACCGAAAAATATTCATGAATTGAAAAGCCTTCAAGGAAAGTTGGCATATATCCGGAAGTTTATCTCTAATTTGGCCGGACGATGTCAACCCTTCAGTCGACTGATGAAGAAAGGGGTGCCCTTCGAGTGGGATGAATCGTGTAGGAATGCCTTTACAAGCATCAAAATGTATATCATGAATCCTCCAGTTTTGGTTGCACCCATCCCAGGAAAATCATTGATTCTTTATATTTCCGCTCAAGAACGGTCGGTTGGGGCCTTACTTGttcaagaaaatgatgaaggtAAGGAGAATACGCTGTATTACTTGAGTCGGATGATGACACCAAATGAATTGAATTATTTTCCCATCGAGAAGTTGTGTTTGGCACTTATATTTGTTATTCAGAagttaaaacattattttcaagCACACACTATTCGACTCATATTTAAGTCTAATCCCATTAAATATGTGATGGCAAAACCTGTACTGTCTGATCGGCTTGCGAGATGGTACCTCCAGTTTCaacaatttgaaattatttatgtaCCTGCGAAGGCTGTCAAAGGACAAATATTGGCAGATTTTTTAGCCGATCATCCCATACCTGCAGAGTGGGAGTTGACTGATGAACTCCCCGATGAAGAAGTATTTATGGTCGAATCCCCATGGTCAATGTATTTCGATGGAGCTGGCGCGGGAGTTGTCTTTTATACTCCTGAAACAGATGTATTGCCGTACTCCTTCACTTTAACACGCCAATGTTCAAACAATGTGGCCGAATATCTGGCGTTGATTCTTGGTCTTGAAACGGTTGTAGACATGAAGCAGTTGCATCTTAGAGTCTATGGTGATTCAAAATTAGAGGTAAATCAACTTCTTGGTATTTATGATGTCAAAAAACCTGAATTGATCCCATATTATAAGTATGCAAGATAACTCATGGGATATTTGGATAGTGTCACTATAGAACATATCTCTAAAAATTTCAACCAACAAGCTGACTCTTTGGCAAGGGTGGCGTCCATGATCACTCTACCTTCTCATCGAAATCAAATTTCAATATGTCAAAATTGGGTTATACCGCCGATgtttgatgaagaagatgatggtgAGGGAGAAAATacttatcatatttttgtccaTGAGATCGAAATGGAGGATTGGCGTCATCTCATCATTGATTACCTTAATCATGGGAAGTTACCAGAAGATTCTAAGAAAAGGGTTGATATACGTCGTCGAGCGCCACGTTTCATTTACTACAAAGGGACGCTTTACCGAAGGTCATTCGATGGGGTGTTCCTACGATGTCTTAGGGAAGATGAGGCCATGCAAGCAATGGAGGAGGCTCACTCTGGGATATGTGGTGCTCACCAGTCTGGCCCGAAATTGCACTTTCGCATTAAAAGAATGGGATACTACTGGCCAACAATGGCGAAGGACTGCATTGACTTTGCTAGGAGATGCCAAGCATGTCAATTCCATGGCAATTTCATTCATCAACCTCCGGAACCATTGCACCCAACTGTAGCTTCTTGGCCGCTCGATGCTTGGGGTTTGGATATAGTTGGACCACTTCCAAAATCTTCTGGCGGACACATTTTTATTTTGGCGACGACAGATTATTTTTCAAAGTAGGCTGAAGCGGTTCCTCTAAGAGAGgttaaaaaggaaaatataGTGGATTTTATTCGCTTGCACATCATTTATCGGTATGGAGTCCCGCGTTATATCATCACCGATAATGGTAAACCTTTTTGCAGTGTAGCAATGAACAAGTTTTGCgaaaagtttcatttcaaacaatACAATTCATCCATGTACTACGCTGCCGCAAATGGACTCGCTGAAACATTCAACAAGACCTTATGTAATCTGTTGAAGAAAATTGTGGATAAATCGAGAAGGGATTGGCATCTTCAAATTGGAGAAGCACTTTGGGCATACCGAACTACTTTTCGAACTCCCACGCAAGCAACCCAATACGCACTTGTTTACGGTGTTGAAACTGTTCTTCCACTTGAGTGTCAAATACCTTCGCTAAGAATTGCGATCCAAGAAGGGTTCAGTGAAGAAAATAATGTCCGTTTTCGCCTCGAGGAGTTAGAAGCACTCGACGAAAAGAGATTGGAAACCCAGCAACGGATTGAGTGTTATCAAGCCCGTCTTTCAAAAGCATTTAATAAACATGTCCGGCCACGCTCTTTCCAAATTGGAGATTTAGTACTTGCTGTTCGGAGACTGATCATTCTCACTCATGGCGGACAAAGAAAGTTTACTCCTAAATGGGATGGTCCATATGTCGTTCGAGAAGTATATACAAATGGCTCATACAAGTTGGTTGCTGAAAATGGATTAAGGGTTGGCCCCATCAATGGCAAGTACCTAAAAAGGTACTATGCGTAATCGAAACCACGAGATGCTCCTGGCCcgcatgagctaaaactgtggaTGACAACCACCAATAGTGTAGTATGTGGTTAAACTGCTGAAGCACTCCACCAAGtctaaggtggtaaacaaaTAGATACTCCTGACCCGCATGAGATTAAAATGTGAACGGCAGGAATTACGTGTGATTTGATTCCTTTGTTGGGATACGTAAGCAGTTTGGAGGGCAACTTCTAAGTTCAGTTACACCACTCCAAATCAAATTCTTGTcccttgcaaaaaaaaattttctctttcaaaaaaaaaataataaataaaatgctccatttgagttcttttctctttaaaaaaaaaacaagagataaGAAACGAGAAGcgttttattattaaaaaaaaaactcattacataaaaaaaatgaatgacaaaagcATTCAGGAAAAAGAAGAACATGGTGGAAAGCctaaatatcaaatttgtatTCTACTACAGCTACTTGATATGATTCAAGTGCAGACTTCATGTCCTCAAGTTCCTTCACAGCGTCATCAGTCAGGATGCTGGTATGTTCAATGGAAGATAGCTCATCATGCGCTTGGGTTATTTCGGCCTGGATCTCTTTGAAGGTCTCATGCTTTTGATCGATAGTTGAGCTGATTTCCAGGCTTTGTTTCTCCAAACTGATGAGTTCCTGTTCCAGAACCTTTTTGCTGTCTTCAATGGACTGCAACTTTTCTTCAAGACTTTGCAAATGACGAGTTAGTTCCTCTCCCTTTGCCTTAACTCTCTCGAGTTGGACGGTCACTTTGGAAAGGAGTTCTGCATGTGTTTCTTTGCTCATCCTTTCCCACGATGAAAATGCCAGAACATCATAAGCCTCCGCCTTGGCAAACAATTCCATCAAGTGGTATTTTAAAGGGAGACCATTGTTGGGGTCCGTTTTTGTGATTTCTGTAATGATTTCCTCTGCACACTCTTTTAAAGAAGAGATCTGCTCAATTGGAGTGTCAAGAATCTGTTCGCGAAAATCCATCCACAAACTCTGCAAGTACTTTCTTCGATGTGCCTGGATCAACTTTTGGCCATGAAATTCTGAAACCAGTATTACCTTGGGCCTTTTTCGGGTTTCGTGTGAACTAGTCAACTCCTTCTTATGCATCGACGGGGGTATCTCCATTGGGGGCAAATTGTTGTGGGGTACTGATAGCTAATTCGTCACTTTTGTTGTTTGAAATTATATCATTAGCTTCGAGTTCGGGTGCTGAGTTGTTACCAATGCCTTCTTGACGAAATTCAAGGAACGGGGGTTGaagaaattttaattaaattt containing:
- the LOC140035638 gene encoding uncharacterized protein — its product is MNKFCEKFHFKQYNSSMYYAAANGLAETFNKTLCNLLKKIVDKSRRDWHLQIGEALWAYRTTFRTPTQATQYALVYGVETVLPLECQIPSLRIAIQEGFSEENNVRFRLEELEALDEKRLETQQRIECYQARLSKAFNKHVRPRSFQIGDLVLAVRRLIILTHGGQRKFTPKWDGPYVVREVYTNGSYKLVAENGLRVGPINGKYLKRYYA